In Thermoanaerobaculales bacterium, one DNA window encodes the following:
- a CDS encoding ABC transporter permease, producing the protein MNAFQLSLRSLLRKPRRTALTVAGVALAAATYMLLIWLGQSLVREIQSTVNLLGSELTVQQAGVGFPEMSWVTREQMHDLQTIPHVTGSTTVAITVSRLYGGAHFFIFGLGPGTPEVPGMEIVSGRKPQPGAAEVMFGRRAAEMMGLEVGQVVEMRRRRLTVVGIFDTGRSLLDRGAIFPIALVQDMFRLGDRANLVFLELDSAAHRDRVQEEIASRFPELEASPTDSWTSLYRQVATVDQFVERLALVAMLITILAVSNVLTFNVSERTQEIGVLRATGWRRWRLAATIVGEGTALATLGAIIAVPLAKLVILSLPLISTLGFADDPRIPLHAIVGGIGLTMLAGALGSLPAVLHVLRVEPAEALRAQ; encoded by the coding sequence ATGAACGCCTTCCAGCTGAGCCTGCGCTCGCTCCTGCGAAAGCCCCGGCGGACCGCCCTCACGGTCGCCGGCGTGGCGCTTGCCGCCGCCACCTACATGCTCCTGATCTGGCTCGGGCAGTCGCTGGTCCGTGAGATCCAGTCCACCGTCAACCTGCTCGGCAGCGAGCTGACGGTGCAGCAGGCGGGCGTCGGCTTCCCGGAGATGTCCTGGGTCACGCGGGAGCAGATGCACGACCTGCAGACCATCCCCCACGTCACCGGCTCGACGACCGTGGCGATCACGGTCAGCCGCCTCTACGGTGGAGCGCACTTCTTCATCTTCGGCCTCGGGCCCGGCACGCCCGAGGTGCCGGGCATGGAGATCGTGAGCGGGCGCAAGCCGCAGCCGGGCGCGGCCGAGGTCATGTTCGGCCGGCGCGCCGCCGAGATGATGGGCCTCGAGGTGGGACAGGTGGTGGAGATGCGGCGGCGCCGCCTGACCGTGGTCGGGATCTTCGACACCGGCCGCTCCCTGCTCGACCGCGGCGCGATCTTCCCGATCGCCCTGGTTCAGGACATGTTCCGCCTCGGCGACCGCGCCAATCTGGTCTTTCTCGAGCTCGACAGTGCCGCCCACCGGGACCGGGTCCAAGAGGAGATCGCGTCCCGCTTCCCCGAGCTCGAGGCGAGCCCCACCGACAGCTGGACCTCGCTCTACCGTCAGGTGGCGACGGTCGATCAGTTTGTCGAGCGGCTGGCGCTGGTGGCGATGCTGATCACCATCCTCGCCGTGTCCAACGTGCTCACGTTCAATGTCAGCGAGCGCACGCAGGAGATCGGCGTTCTGCGGGCGACCGGCTGGCGACGGTGGCGGCTCGCCGCGACAATCGTCGGTGAGGGGACTGCGCTCGCCACTCTCGGTGCAATCATCGCGGTGCCCCTCGCAAAGCTGGTCATCCTCTCGCTGCCCCTGATCAGCACCCTCGGCTTTGCCGATGACCCGCGGATCCCGCTCCACGCGATCGTCGGCGGCATCGGCCTGACCATGCTGGCGGGGGCTCTCGGCAGCCTCCCGGCCGTGCTGCACGTGCTGAGGGTCGAGCCGGCGGAGGCGTTGCGCGCGCAGTGA
- a CDS encoding glycosyltransferase — protein MRVLDLTNFYSSTGGGVRSYLRQKMRWLPRFGVERHVLVLPSSVDQTHGRGSTRIYEIAGPRVPGQPSYRALIRPARIWSILSREAPDVVEIGSPYILPPMVIPAARVLGSRCVGFLHSDYPRAYFGPWGDRLQARTGLPLGRLIGGIAECHMRATYRAMDGTCVAVQSILHRLERLGVPRLYHTPLGVDLNQFHPCRRDATLAKRLGIVDGRPWCLCVARLSREKGIETLLAAMQLAHRDRRLELVLVGDGPRRPDIVRLEADHPWLHWIPQLDEPACLAELYASADCLVAPGVAETFGLAVLEALASGCPVVAADAGAIAEPLAGSDAALMFEAGNPVDLQRALVRMIDAPRQPMSAAARELARGHAWERTFEVLLAAYDDVLQRRPRRHTSRQPRADAPSAAITDTPAVRDLTWALGAGS, from the coding sequence ATGCGGGTGCTCGACCTCACCAACTTCTACTCCTCGACCGGCGGCGGCGTGCGCTCGTACCTACGGCAGAAGATGCGCTGGCTGCCGCGGTTCGGCGTCGAGCGCCACGTGCTGGTGCTGCCCTCCTCTGTCGACCAGACGCATGGCCGTGGCTCGACCCGCATTTACGAGATTGCCGGCCCCAGGGTGCCCGGGCAGCCGAGCTACCGGGCACTCATCCGGCCGGCGAGGATCTGGAGCATCCTCAGCCGGGAGGCACCGGACGTCGTGGAGATCGGCAGCCCCTACATCCTGCCGCCAATGGTGATTCCAGCGGCGAGGGTCCTCGGTAGCCGCTGCGTCGGCTTTCTCCACTCCGACTACCCGCGAGCCTACTTCGGGCCCTGGGGCGACCGTCTCCAAGCCCGGACTGGGCTGCCCCTCGGCCGACTGATCGGCGGCATTGCCGAGTGCCACATGCGGGCGACCTACCGCGCAATGGACGGCACCTGCGTCGCTGTCCAGAGCATCCTCCACCGACTCGAGAGGCTCGGCGTGCCGCGCCTCTACCACACACCGCTCGGGGTCGACCTCAACCAGTTCCACCCCTGCCGCCGCGACGCCACTCTGGCAAAACGGCTCGGCATCGTCGACGGCCGTCCCTGGTGCCTCTGCGTGGCGCGCCTGTCGAGGGAGAAGGGGATCGAGACGCTCCTCGCCGCCATGCAGCTGGCCCACCGCGACCGCCGCCTCGAGCTCGTGCTCGTTGGTGACGGGCCGCGGCGCCCTGACATCGTTCGACTCGAGGCGGACCACCCATGGCTTCACTGGATACCTCAGCTCGACGAGCCCGCCTGCCTGGCCGAGCTCTACGCCAGCGCGGACTGCCTGGTGGCCCCCGGGGTCGCGGAAACCTTCGGGCTCGCCGTCTTGGAGGCGCTCGCCAGCGGCTGCCCGGTCGTGGCGGCAGATGCCGGGGCGATTGCGGAGCCGCTCGCCGGCAGCGATGCCGCGCTGATGTTTGAGGCCGGCAACCCTGTCGACCTCCAACGGGCGCTCGTGCGGATGATCGACGCGCCCCGGCAGCCGATGTCGGCGGCGGCGCGCGAGCTCGCTCGGGGTCACGCCTGGGAGCGTACGTTCGAGGTCCTGCTCGCCGCGTACGACGACGTGCTGCAGCGGCGACCGCGCCGGCACACAAGCCGGCAGCCCCGGGCCGACGCTCCGTCGGCGGCGATCACCGACACTCCCGCCGTCAGGGACCTCACCTGGGCGCTCGGGGCAGGCTCGTGA
- a CDS encoding DUF2334 domain-containing protein, whose protein sequence is MIRWLVASIHDVAPQHLDAVARLRDLLHHLGVRRCCLAVVPHWHGEVPLSRFPGAVAGIARWVEENGDEVLLHGYHHLDDAPAACSSLVTRVRSSLLTNGEGEFLRLSATEVRRRLEMGFNELRQVGLRPRGLVAPAWLYGPGALAGIRSSAPLLWEDALALHHTDGHRVRSPVLAVSSRSRARLAASAAWTEILSRVARRWPVARVAVHPADLMSDAAMAVISRALRRLLPTHTPVTLSECARALWPSVVHTVPTATDVSSKP, encoded by the coding sequence GTGATTCGCTGGCTGGTGGCGTCAATCCACGACGTCGCGCCGCAACACCTCGACGCGGTCGCCCGGCTGCGCGATCTCCTGCACCACCTCGGGGTGCGACGGTGCTGCCTGGCGGTGGTCCCACACTGGCACGGCGAGGTGCCGCTTTCACGCTTCCCCGGAGCGGTGGCCGGCATCGCACGGTGGGTCGAGGAGAACGGTGATGAGGTGCTGCTGCACGGTTACCACCACCTCGACGACGCGCCCGCGGCGTGCAGCTCCCTCGTCACACGAGTCCGCTCGTCCCTGCTCACCAACGGAGAGGGGGAGTTTCTCCGACTCAGCGCGACCGAGGTCCGCCGTAGACTCGAGATGGGGTTCAACGAGCTCCGGCAGGTGGGCCTTCGTCCCCGGGGTCTGGTGGCGCCGGCGTGGCTCTACGGGCCGGGGGCGCTCGCGGGAATCCGCTCGAGCGCCCCTTTGCTGTGGGAGGATGCCCTCGCCCTCCACCACACCGACGGACACCGTGTTCGATCGCCGGTTCTCGCCGTCAGCTCGCGGAGTCGCGCCCGGCTCGCGGCCTCCGCGGCCTGGACCGAGATCCTGTCGCGGGTCGCGCGCCGGTGGCCAGTGGCGCGAGTCGCGGTGCACCCCGCCGACCTGATGAGCGACGCCGCGATGGCCGTGATCTCGCGCGCCCTCCGGCGCCTGCTGCCCACCCACACCCCGGTGACGCTGTCGGAGTGCGCCCGCGCCTTGTGGCCGTCCGTGGTTCACACGGTTCCGACAGCCACCGACGTCTCGTCGAAGCCCTGA
- a CDS encoding glycosyltransferase family 2 protein — MLLGAAVVVAAAVLVPKLVACGQAAWYRRVRYPRLRRRMDRLDRPPVRIFVPCHGMTGELAGNLDAIAGQEYEPFDVVCVTGAADDPAAEAIEQARARHPGVFRRVVAGPATSCSQKNHNLLAAIRRHRDAEVYLFCDAKVRPRRDWVARMVEPFTLQRPPVVVSALCSGGRYRGWSLPHVLQQQVACWQSVSLMSFVGGVWGASMALRRADFDRLDVDGLWSRTIVDDTTLFQRLIAEEGRPAMFASLDARPEPGYAMEGTGGFLEWGVRQLQYVHRCLPRYRLPMLLRNLGSLLGLAWPPALALAPPGPEWHAVGMLSLGLVAADAVLNLAAKPITALPLPWRWHLLAAPFWEAQRTALSIAAALRRTVVWHGMHYRVDRRGRVTGIRS, encoded by the coding sequence ATGCTGCTCGGGGCTGCAGTCGTCGTCGCCGCGGCGGTCCTGGTCCCGAAGCTGGTCGCGTGCGGCCAGGCGGCCTGGTACCGCCGCGTCCGGTACCCGCGTCTGCGCCGCCGGATGGACCGCCTCGATCGCCCTCCGGTGCGGATCTTCGTGCCATGCCACGGCATGACCGGGGAGCTCGCCGGCAACCTCGATGCCATCGCCGGGCAGGAGTACGAGCCGTTTGACGTCGTCTGCGTCACCGGGGCGGCCGACGACCCGGCGGCCGAGGCGATCGAGCAGGCGCGTGCCCGCCACCCGGGGGTGTTCCGGCGGGTGGTGGCCGGCCCTGCGACGAGCTGCAGCCAGAAGAACCACAACCTGCTGGCCGCGATTCGGCGCCACCGGGACGCCGAGGTCTACCTGTTCTGCGATGCGAAGGTCCGCCCACGGCGCGACTGGGTGGCGCGGATGGTCGAGCCGTTCACGCTGCAGCGGCCACCAGTGGTGGTGAGCGCCCTCTGCTCGGGCGGCCGCTATCGCGGCTGGAGCCTGCCCCACGTCCTGCAGCAGCAGGTCGCCTGCTGGCAGAGCGTTTCCCTGATGAGCTTCGTCGGCGGCGTGTGGGGGGCGTCGATGGCGCTTCGCAGGGCCGATTTCGATCGCCTCGACGTCGACGGTCTCTGGTCGCGGACGATCGTGGACGACACCACCCTGTTCCAGCGGCTGATCGCGGAGGAGGGCCGGCCGGCGATGTTCGCCTCCCTCGATGCCCGCCCGGAGCCGGGGTACGCCATGGAGGGCACGGGTGGCTTCCTGGAGTGGGGCGTGAGGCAGCTGCAGTACGTCCACCGCTGCCTGCCCCGCTACCGGCTGCCGATGCTGCTGCGCAACCTGGGCTCCCTGCTCGGCCTGGCCTGGCCACCAGCGCTCGCGCTCGCGCCGCCCGGGCCCGAGTGGCACGCGGTCGGAATGCTGAGTCTCGGCCTGGTCGCCGCCGACGCCGTCCTCAACCTGGCCGCGAAACCGATCACGGCGCTGCCGTTGCCGTGGCGATGGCATCTCCTCGCTGCGCCGTTCTGGGAGGCGCAGCGGACGGCGCTGTCGATCGCCGCGGCTCTGCGGCGGACCGTCGTCTGGCACGGCATGCACTATCGGGTGGACCGGCGCGGCAGGGTCACGGGGATCCGGAGCTAG
- a CDS encoding sulfatase-like hydrolase/transferase: MAGVLSERRAGLDRLLTLPFVFWVFLSLPRVWLLLRSPTIVESSVRSRLVLLGVSALRDALIVAAAVVLLRAVHAVVVAAPRWVVVLAISITELVMASVVGFAMLDVEFFRYFGSHVRVEHLGFLGFDDVGPAAFLSDEIGWPVVVFSAVIVPVAFVVASIAIRLRALSSAMMTSWAWVAGVLVLVGSTGFVIRLADPVAVEIARSPVLTLIGDLRHREQARAPSGLPLARLLDTGPLPRIDGVRTPPALYFDPQFPLVKATAHQLCELGRWDREACLTEDADADGWPLSADCNDLEPGIHPGATDVPRNGIDEDCSGIDAEPPNVVLILWEGGRSVNVGSIGYSIPATPRFDRLAAGGMLFRNAYANGVSTRKSLISVFCSILPRLSTQWIFRHDPELELLAFPEILRRRGYHAIYLHGGPISHASKRPRLERWFETLIDRASPELASLGRAGWGVPDVELLAAALAYLEGRQDARPFFITIPTLSNHYPYSLPDRRYEIAPQEIKANQIPNLMRYTDAAVADFVERLLADPRFENTLVVIAGDHGINRFAPHPTGAQNLLWEDLVWVPVALIGDAWNQTPTVVDEVRSVADLGPTILDRLAVDVPNPFIGHSLLRRFPGERPSFAFFATADGGRSAGVRWGRYKYFVHFDSGVARLYDVETDRREVRNLAYLPENETMCDAYDLWVRSVYVQSNQLIAENRLWNPAYAR; this comes from the coding sequence ATGGCGGGAGTGTTGTCGGAACGAAGGGCGGGGCTCGACAGACTGCTGACGCTTCCCTTCGTCTTCTGGGTCTTTCTCTCCCTGCCGCGCGTCTGGCTTCTCCTTCGCTCCCCGACCATCGTCGAGTCCTCCGTCAGGTCGAGGCTGGTGCTGCTGGGCGTCTCGGCGCTGCGGGATGCGCTGATCGTCGCGGCGGCAGTGGTGCTGCTGCGCGCTGTCCACGCAGTGGTCGTTGCTGCGCCTCGATGGGTGGTGGTGCTCGCGATCTCGATCACTGAGCTGGTGATGGCGTCAGTTGTCGGCTTCGCGATGCTCGACGTGGAGTTCTTCAGGTACTTCGGCAGCCACGTCAGGGTCGAGCACCTCGGGTTCCTGGGTTTCGATGACGTTGGGCCCGCCGCCTTCCTCAGTGATGAGATCGGCTGGCCAGTCGTGGTGTTCAGCGCCGTGATCGTGCCGGTCGCATTTGTCGTCGCCTCGATCGCGATTCGGCTTCGTGCGCTCAGCTCGGCGATGATGACGTCGTGGGCCTGGGTCGCTGGGGTGCTTGTGTTGGTCGGTTCGACCGGCTTCGTGATCCGACTCGCTGATCCGGTCGCCGTGGAGATCGCGCGAAGCCCAGTGTTGACCCTGATCGGGGATCTCCGTCACCGCGAGCAGGCGAGGGCCCCCAGTGGACTGCCGCTTGCTCGTCTGCTCGACACCGGACCACTCCCTCGCATTGATGGGGTGCGCACCCCGCCGGCCCTCTACTTCGACCCGCAGTTTCCTCTGGTGAAGGCCACCGCTCACCAGCTGTGCGAGCTCGGCAGGTGGGATCGGGAGGCCTGCCTCACGGAGGATGCCGACGCTGATGGCTGGCCACTGAGTGCGGACTGCAACGATCTGGAGCCCGGCATTCATCCCGGGGCGACCGACGTCCCCCGCAACGGGATCGACGAGGACTGCTCGGGGATTGACGCCGAGCCGCCCAACGTCGTGCTCATCCTGTGGGAGGGAGGGCGCTCGGTCAACGTCGGCTCCATCGGGTACTCGATTCCGGCGACGCCGCGCTTCGATCGGCTGGCCGCCGGAGGCATGCTGTTCCGCAACGCATACGCCAACGGCGTCTCGACACGCAAATCCCTGATTTCGGTCTTCTGCTCGATCTTGCCCCGGCTGTCGACGCAGTGGATCTTCCGTCACGACCCCGAGCTCGAACTGCTGGCCTTCCCCGAGATCCTGCGCCGCCGTGGGTATCACGCGATCTACCTGCACGGTGGGCCAATCAGCCACGCCTCGAAGCGCCCACGCCTCGAGCGCTGGTTCGAAACCTTGATCGACCGGGCGAGCCCAGAGCTTGCCAGCCTCGGCAGGGCCGGGTGGGGGGTCCCGGACGTCGAGCTGCTGGCTGCGGCCCTCGCCTACCTGGAAGGGCGGCAGGACGCACGGCCTTTCTTCATCACGATACCCACACTGTCCAACCACTACCCCTATTCCCTTCCTGACCGCCGATACGAGATCGCTCCCCAGGAGATCAAGGCAAACCAGATTCCGAACCTGATGCGATACACCGACGCGGCAGTGGCGGACTTTGTGGAGCGGCTGCTGGCTGATCCTCGCTTCGAGAACACGCTGGTGGTCATTGCCGGAGACCACGGCATCAATCGCTTCGCGCCGCACCCCACCGGGGCACAGAACCTGCTGTGGGAGGACCTGGTCTGGGTGCCAGTCGCCCTGATCGGCGATGCCTGGAACCAGACGCCGACAGTGGTGGACGAGGTCCGTTCCGTTGCGGACCTCGGCCCGACGATTCTCGACCGCCTGGCGGTCGATGTCCCGAACCCCTTCATCGGTCACTCGCTGCTGCGCCGTTTCCCGGGGGAACGTCCGAGCTTCGCGTTCTTCGCGACCGCAGACGGCGGGCGATCGGCTGGAGTGCGGTGGGGAAGGTACAAGTACTTCGTCCACTTCGACAGTGGTGTGGCGCGACTGTATGACGTCGAGACCGATCGACGCGAGGTGCGGAATCTCGCCTACCTCCCGGAGAACGAAACCATGTGCGACGCGTACGACCTGTGGGTCAGGTCGGTCTACGTACAGAGCAACCAGCTCATCGCCGAAAACCGTCTCTGGAACCCGGCGTACGCCCGCTAG
- a CDS encoding ABC transporter permease → MTTLHLSLRNLLRNPRRSALTVGAIGLATATYILLISLGQSLVREIQGTVNLLGSELTVQQAGVGFPEMSWVTREQMHALQSLPHVTGSISVALTVTRLPGSKHFFVFGVGPGRPDIPGMKVPSGRLLEPGTNEVMFGFRAAETMGLAVGKVVTLRRRQLLVVGIYDTGRALLDRGAIFPIRTVQEMFRLGDRANMVFLTLDGVEHRDRVQAMIARRFPDLEASPTDSWTSHYRQVDVIGQFVERLGVVALLITALGICSILTINVTERIQEIGVLRAIGWRRWRLAAIVLGEGTALALAGAIIGIPLAKLVVVALPMLEALGLVSDVIPLAACGKGVALTVLSGALGSVPALSRVLRVEPVAALQAR, encoded by the coding sequence ATGACGACGCTGCACCTGAGCCTGCGCAATCTGCTGCGCAACCCTCGCCGGAGCGCGCTGACCGTCGGTGCCATCGGCCTGGCAACCGCCACGTACATCCTGCTGATCTCGCTCGGCCAGTCGCTGGTGCGCGAGATCCAGGGCACCGTCAACCTCCTGGGCAGCGAGCTGACCGTGCAGCAGGCCGGCGTCGGGTTCCCGGAGATGTCGTGGGTGACGCGGGAGCAGATGCACGCGCTGCAGTCATTGCCCCACGTCACCGGCTCGATCAGTGTCGCGCTCACGGTGACCCGGCTTCCAGGCTCCAAGCACTTCTTCGTGTTCGGCGTCGGACCGGGCCGGCCGGACATCCCCGGGATGAAGGTCCCGAGCGGGAGGCTCCTGGAGCCGGGCACGAACGAGGTGATGTTCGGCTTCCGGGCGGCCGAGACCATGGGCCTCGCAGTGGGCAAGGTGGTGACGCTGCGGCGGCGCCAGCTCCTCGTCGTCGGGATCTACGACACCGGCCGCGCCCTGCTCGACCGGGGGGCGATCTTCCCGATCCGAACGGTCCAGGAGATGTTCCGGCTGGGCGACCGGGCCAACATGGTGTTTCTCACCCTCGACGGCGTCGAGCATCGCGATCGCGTGCAGGCGATGATCGCGAGGCGGTTTCCGGACCTCGAGGCGAGCCCCACCGACAGCTGGACCTCGCACTACCGGCAGGTGGACGTCATCGGCCAGTTCGTCGAGCGGCTCGGCGTCGTCGCCCTCCTGATCACCGCCCTCGGCATCTGCAGCATCCTGACGATCAACGTCACGGAGCGGATCCAGGAGATCGGGGTGCTCCGGGCCATCGGCTGGCGGCGGTGGCGTCTGGCGGCGATCGTGCTCGGCGAGGGGACGGCGCTCGCGCTCGCGGGCGCGATCATCGGGATCCCGCTCGCCAAGCTGGTCGTCGTCGCCCTGCCGATGCTGGAGGCCCTCGGACTGGTCTCGGACGTCATCCCGCTCGCCGCCTGCGGCAAGGGCGTCGCGCTCACCGTGCTGTCCGGTGCCCTGGGCAGCGTTCCTGCACTCTCCCGCGTCCTTCGCGTCGAGCCGGTGGCCGCGCTCCAGGCGCGGTGA
- a CDS encoding radical SAM protein has translation MRGLRGGLSRRSAGRLLELRQLAGQLLRLKAAKGMARAAAAVGARSPVTLRQVSLKITNLCHLRCPMCAQWGAAGYNVGVDRSVLTAGEVHPERYRQLIDQLEPVRPLYYVWGGEPFLYHGLMEVAAHIKRRGSALAVVTSGHRLAEHAARIVEDRWDILMLSIDGDRDLHDRIRGRRGTFDQLVAGHEAVLAERERQRSPYPFVMTLSTVCELNSPQYDRVFEALEEIGGVDLAVHYLSWFTTEEVGRRHTEVLEGRLGCTPTAWRGFVAAAGGVDVAGLREGLQRVARRRWSFPFVLVPNIRLEEVPRYYDQPAETFGHDRCVAPWVVAEVMPNGDVAPCRDHPDFVCGNIKDQALDELFRGRRFEVFRSALRAEKLFPACTRCCGLMGM, from the coding sequence ATGCGGGGCTTGCGGGGCGGGCTCAGCCGCCGGTCGGCCGGCCGGCTGCTCGAGCTGCGGCAACTGGCCGGCCAGCTTCTCAGGCTGAAGGCCGCCAAGGGCATGGCGCGCGCGGCGGCGGCGGTCGGCGCCCGGTCCCCCGTGACGCTGCGCCAGGTCAGCCTCAAGATCACCAACCTCTGCCACCTCCGCTGCCCGATGTGCGCGCAGTGGGGCGCCGCCGGCTACAACGTCGGCGTCGACCGGTCGGTGCTGACCGCGGGGGAGGTGCACCCGGAGCGGTACCGGCAGCTGATCGACCAGCTCGAGCCCGTGAGGCCCCTGTACTACGTGTGGGGCGGCGAGCCCTTCCTCTATCACGGCCTGATGGAGGTGGCCGCCCACATCAAGCGGCGGGGCTCTGCGCTGGCGGTGGTCACCAGCGGCCACCGGCTCGCGGAGCACGCGGCGCGCATCGTCGAGGATCGGTGGGACATCCTGATGCTGTCGATCGACGGCGATCGCGACCTGCATGACCGGATCCGCGGCCGCCGCGGGACCTTCGACCAGCTGGTCGCCGGACACGAGGCGGTGCTCGCCGAGCGGGAACGGCAGCGGTCGCCGTACCCGTTCGTCATGACGCTGTCGACGGTGTGCGAGCTCAACTCGCCGCAGTACGACCGCGTCTTCGAGGCCCTCGAGGAGATCGGCGGCGTCGACCTCGCGGTCCACTACCTGTCGTGGTTCACCACCGAGGAGGTGGGGCGCCGGCACACCGAGGTGCTCGAGGGCCGGCTCGGATGCACGCCGACGGCGTGGCGGGGCTTCGTGGCTGCGGCCGGTGGGGTCGATGTCGCGGGGCTCCGGGAGGGCCTGCAGCGCGTCGCACGGCGGCGCTGGTCGTTCCCCTTCGTGCTGGTGCCCAACATCCGGCTCGAGGAGGTGCCGAGGTACTACGATCAGCCTGCCGAGACCTTCGGCCACGACCGTTGCGTGGCGCCGTGGGTCGTTGCTGAGGTCATGCCGAACGGCGATGTGGCGCCGTGCCGCGACCACCCGGACTTCGTGTGCGGCAACATCAAGGACCAGGCGCTGGATGAGCTCTTCCGCGGCCGCCGTTTCGAGGTGTTCCGGTCGGCGCTGCGCGCCGAAAAGCTGTTCCCGGCCTGCACCCGGTGCTGCGGTCTGATGGGGATGTAG
- a CDS encoding ABC transporter ATP-binding protein → MSVGVAIAVESLTKTYDGGLVTALDGVSFEVSPGERVALTGPTGCGKTTLLALVALLMAPDSGTISLDGQPSGSIRSPELWRARNVGIVFQLHHLLPHLTVLENTLLSVAARGDGNQGSRERAIELLGRLGLEHRAHARANKLSGGERQLAALARALVNLPRLVIADEPTGSVDSKTGQRILAELTRWSDDTGGTLMLATHDATVASWASRELALLDGRIDRVAAS, encoded by the coding sequence ATGTCCGTGGGCGTCGCGATCGCCGTCGAGAGCCTCACCAAGACCTATGACGGTGGGCTGGTGACCGCCCTGGACGGCGTCAGCTTCGAGGTCTCTCCCGGCGAGCGCGTCGCCCTGACCGGTCCCACGGGATGCGGCAAGACCACCCTGCTCGCGCTGGTCGCGCTGCTGATGGCGCCGGACTCGGGCACGATCTCGTTGGACGGCCAGCCGTCGGGTTCCATCCGGTCGCCGGAGCTGTGGCGGGCGCGCAACGTCGGCATCGTGTTCCAGCTCCACCACCTGCTTCCCCACCTCACGGTGCTGGAGAACACCCTGCTGTCGGTGGCGGCCCGCGGCGACGGCAACCAGGGCAGCCGCGAGCGGGCGATCGAGCTGCTGGGCAGGCTCGGCCTCGAGCACCGCGCTCACGCCAGGGCCAACAAGCTGTCCGGCGGTGAACGCCAGCTCGCGGCGCTCGCGCGGGCGCTGGTGAACCTCCCGCGGCTCGTGATCGCCGACGAGCCGACCGGCAGCGTCGACTCGAAGACCGGGCAGCGCATCCTCGCCGAGCTGACACGGTGGAGCGACGACACCGGCGGCACTCTGATGCTGGCGACCCATGACGCGACGGTCGCCTCCTGGGCCTCGCGGGAGCTCGCGTTGCTCGATGGTCGCATCGACCGTGTCGCCGCTTCCTGA
- a CDS encoding PHP domain-containing protein has product MVASTVSPLPEPADPGPARQCRGRYRAVLHVHTDRSGQWSYPPLGRFTIPDCYVPFLARVRQCASAGIDLLAITDHDVPFVMSEPHRRGLESLLSDHRRRLEVVSGEEVTVGDASPAGGRATAGAHVLVLYRGLDPCRDRDRILRAHRELHRHTHDAVELFRFLRTRDDIVDILAHPFAGPRRLGGETLHRLLSEGLIQRVEAFNGGEVTRGQNRYAAAVADVYRLGVSSSDDLHRRWGRFRNHTWSAAASREEFLDDLVAGRTSGTAVHSPTYLCKYLELMEGFYLGYLPWLARSVPELARRRGPRWLLWQLAWSGFAAAVWAPASLAGMVRYLSRGSRRSRADFADLERLEPRLSRALARSSRAGLRPRAAASSGSP; this is encoded by the coding sequence ATGGTCGCATCGACCGTGTCGCCGCTTCCTGAGCCGGCCGACCCGGGGCCGGCGCGGCAGTGCCGCGGCAGGTACCGAGCGGTGCTCCATGTCCACACCGACCGGTCCGGCCAGTGGAGCTACCCGCCGCTCGGGCGATTCACCATTCCGGACTGCTACGTCCCTTTCCTGGCCAGGGTGCGGCAGTGCGCATCCGCCGGCATCGACCTGCTGGCGATCACGGATCATGACGTTCCGTTCGTCATGAGCGAGCCCCACCGGCGCGGCCTGGAGTCCCTGCTCTCCGACCACCGCCGCCGGCTCGAGGTCGTGAGCGGGGAGGAGGTCACGGTGGGGGACGCGTCCCCCGCCGGTGGCCGGGCCACGGCCGGCGCCCACGTCCTCGTCCTCTACCGCGGCCTCGACCCTTGTCGCGACCGCGACCGCATCCTGCGCGCCCACCGGGAGCTCCACCGGCACACCCACGACGCCGTCGAGCTTTTCCGATTCCTCCGCACGCGCGACGACATCGTCGACATTCTGGCCCACCCGTTTGCGGGCCCGCGACGGCTGGGCGGCGAGACGCTCCACCGCCTGCTCTCCGAGGGGCTGATCCAGCGGGTCGAGGCCTTCAACGGCGGCGAGGTCACCCGCGGCCAGAACCGCTACGCTGCCGCGGTGGCCGACGTCTACCGCCTGGGCGTCAGCTCGAGCGACGACCTGCACCGGCGCTGGGGGCGGTTTCGCAACCACACCTGGTCGGCCGCCGCCAGCCGGGAGGAGTTCTTGGACGACCTGGTCGCGGGCCGAACCAGCGGCACCGCCGTCCACTCGCCGACCTACCTCTGCAAGTACCTCGAGCTGATGGAGGGCTTCTACCTCGGCTACCTGCCGTGGCTCGCGCGATCCGTCCCCGAGCTGGCCAGACGCCGCGGGCCGCGCTGGTTGCTGTGGCAGCTCGCCTGGTCAGGCTTCGCGGCCGCGGTCTGGGCCCCGGCGAGCCTGGCCGGGATGGTGCGATACCTGAGCCGAGGCAGCCGCCGCAGCCGCGCCGACTTCGCCGACCTGGAGCGGCTCGAGCCGAGGCTGAGCCGGGCCCTCGCGAGGTCCTCGCGGGCGGGGCTCCGACCCCGGGCGGCGGCTAGCTCCGGATCCCCGTGA